A stretch of DNA from Pan troglodytes isolate AG18354 chromosome 21, NHGRI_mPanTro3-v2.0_pri, whole genome shotgun sequence:
TCAGATTAGGATTCTACCTATagacctcatttaactttaattacctcctaaaaagCCCTCTCTCCAAATGTAGTCATGTTGGGGGTTACAGCTTCAACACGTGAATTTTTTgcagacacaattcagtccatagcatagTGATAGcgtaaaaatgtaaaacacctTCAACATACTATAATATGATATGAAAATAGTTGTTGTAGTGTGTAGTGGGTCCCCCACCAGGTGACTTAAGAGTGTATGTCTGctgcttgaaccctgaaggctgAGCAGTGAGCCAAGGCCATGGTGCCCAGCTGAGGAGTAGGTGTCCTTGAGAACCCAGACATCCCGGAGAGAATCTGAGAACCTACCAAGGAAAACAGTCCCATCGTGCACACGCACGGATCTCTAGAGCTATCCTGCTGCCATCCAGGAGTGCCCTGTTATAAGTCCTAATAAACTCAACTACTCATCAAGCTGGACTTGTCCAAGTTATTCTTTGGTCTTTCAGCACCTTGCCAGTTTGGGGGTGGGTACTACAGTCCCAAGTTTTTCCTGTAACAGCTGAGATCTATTGGTGACAAAGTTGCAGGTACTGCTATTAATACTGTGGTTTGCTGCCTACATTCATCGTGGGAGGAAATGCTTAATTTCAGGTTGTGgttagtgaaaataaataaatatatatgtatattttttacatCCAAGTTCACAGGCACCCTGAATTTCTATACAGGGACATCGGGCTAAGAATCCTTGGTCCACACAAGTAATATGTTCTCGTTGTGAGCAAGCAAGTGGCATAACCTCAGGATGGTGAGAACAGATTTTGAAATCAGCTGATATTTCCCATTGCCAGTTACTCAGGAACAGTAAGCATGTTGAACTGAAAATAGACATCATCTGCTCTTGGCTTGCTGTCTGATATTTTTGATTGTGTGTTTGAGTGTTGGAATATGTTTTGTCTTGCAGACACCAGTAACTTAAATACAGAACAAAATAACTCCTGGACCTCTGAGAACTTCTGGCTTGACCCTGCTGTGAAAGGCCAGTCAGAGAAGGACAAGGGCGATGGCCTCCGGAAGTCCCTGGATAGGTTCTATGAAATGTTTGGCCACCCGCAGCCAGGCTCTGCAAACTCACTCTCTGCATCTGTCTGCAAGTGCCTGTCTCAGAAAATCACTCAACTAAGAGGCCAGGAGAGCCAAAAGTATGCCCTCCGCAGTTTTCAAATGGCCCGGGTGATCTTCAACCGGGACGGCTGCTCCGTCTTACAGAGGCATTCCAGGGACACCCACTTCTACCCACTGGAGGAAGGAAGTACATCTTTGGATGATGAAAAGCCAAACCCAGGACTGTCAAAAGATATTACTCATTTCCTCTTGCAGCAGAATGTAATGAAAGACCTGTAACTGGTGCCGGGCGGTGTGCAGGGTAGTAATGGAGGTGCTGCGCCATGACCAGCAGTGTTGGTGGCCACCCAGATCCCCTAGGGTCTCTGGCCAGCTCTGTGTGCCCAATCCCAATTAAGTGCTTTGAGGTTAAAGGCTGGCACCTGTGACCTGGTATTGGAGCCAGTCAGCCCATATGGAGAGCCAGCAGGGTCTGGGAGTTCTCCGTCCTGTTGGCCAAGGCCACTGACTGACTGGGCTACGAGTCAAAAGCCCAGCTCCCTTGCCTCAAGGAAGGACATTCTCTGAGGAGTAATTTATGCTCTAGCACTCCCTTTCCTTTAGATCGGCCTGAGGCTGGGACATTACATGAAATCACACCCTTGCTGGGCTTAATCCCTTTCCCTACCCTCCCATTTATTTACTGGTGTCTCTGGGAGCCTTTCCTTAATAAACCTCTTATATCTGAATCCTTGACTCAGAGTCTACTTCTGGGAGAATTCAGCCTGAGAGAGCATGCTTCTGTGAGATGAGGTTTGAGAAGGATACAAAGCTCTACACTGAATCAGGTATAAGGAATTATATCAAGTTGTAAAACTGAGACCATGTAATTGAGAATACATGtcctaaaataatataaagattgaaatacaGTTTAGAAAAGTATATCACATCTCGATCACACCCTTGCCTCCTCTCCAAAGCTAGAAATCCATGTTTTATACTAACTGGGTGTGGAAGGAACATTTGGACAATCTAAAATAACAGCGAAAATtcacaattctttttaaaatctcttgtcTTTTATCAGATTGCAAATGTGAAAGGTGAGAAGGTAACAAATGTGCGCCACACACCACAGTATATGTAAGCACAATTATGCTACGCTAGGCTGATGCCACGTGGCCTTGTCAAGTTGTATTTGAAGAGAATAAATAATCCTTTGCCCAGGTGGGGCCCTACTTTCTCTTGTATTCTGCCTGCCTGCACCCTCTGTCACCTTGTGAACGCTTGGCCCCTCACCCCTGCCCTGTCCTTGCCTCCAACACCCTGAGCTCCATTTGCAAAGGCTTGCCCAGAGCAGGACTTCTTGGCCACCTTGTCCCTGTCCTCCAGGCAGGAGCCCTTCCTCACCAGGGAGCTCTTTAAATAGCCAGTGCAGGTTTGCACTGGCAGGTGCTCCACTCTGCGGGTTGTGTCCTGAACCCCCATTTGAGACTCAGTTGGTAGAATTACATCACCTGGCACCGGGATCTCTGAAGCTGCAATTGGAAGCCTCATGCTAATCCCTATCTCAGCAGTGCTTTCAACAAATTGCATTGGCAGAAAGGGTTATATTGCCTTTGGGTTGGGGGGAACAACAAAAGAAGCTGGCAGCCCTGAGCAACTAGATTTTGAGACACTTGAGGTGAAATTTAATTGGCCTAAGATTCCAAAAGCTTTCCAGAAAGCGGATTATGCAAACGGGTCAGCCTTAAAGTATACATTGAGAGTGAGTGTGCCATCTCAGGAAGATCTCCCGGGGACTCTTGGATGGAGAGAGAAGCCTTTTAAAGGTTAGGAATGACACACTCACACTCAGGCTTCCAGTGCTGGGGAGATTAGGTGTAAGAAACAGTGTTCCAAATTGAAGTGTAGAGGCACCCCCTGGAAGGAGACCCAAATGATAGAAATAGGAAATGAACAGGTCTTTGAGAGACACTGGAGAAAACAAGACTTCAGGTTTTCCTCTGACAAGCAATCATCTGCTTCTTTCTCCATGGGCGTTTCCTATTCAACTGGCCCCCAAATAATCGTGAAGCCAGGGGGACTTATAATTGAAAACCTGACAATTAAATTTTAAGGTAGCtagctttattgtttttttaatgagagGCATATTAATAGATGTCCTTGAAGAATGCTATCATTTTTAGTATGACTCAGTCACTGCAATGTTTGCAGTTAGTCTCCATGGCTACCCACAGAAGGAAACTGgattattttatgttgtttttaaaaggacaaaaaatacgAGTTATTTGAATCTTCATGTTGGGAAGCAGCAGCTTCTATTTGGCAATGAGATTTTAGTGTCAAACATTTCATAACCTTTATTAATATGTGTGCCAAGAGTGCCCAGTGAGAGGATAGCCCAAAAGTAGAGAATTTAGAAGTCTCAAAGTCAGAATCACCTTAGGTTTAAAAAGAGTGTGGTATGTGTTTACTTGCATCTGAATAAGTGTTTGTGACAGGTCAATACAAGATATTTGATTCCCTGCAAACTCACTGCTTAATTTGATCTCTGTGAGGTTAGGATggcattttccatttatttctgtgaATCTTTAATAAAGGCTAACAGATAAGGATATTGAGGCTTTGGCCTTTGGCATTATTGTCTAATTCTGCCCTACAGATAAATTCACCAACATTATACCATCTCATGCATGCTATGACTGGCCTGTGATATCATCTGTGGCTCTTTTCAGGTCTTTGTGAGACATCA
This window harbors:
- the SHLD1 gene encoding shieldin complex subunit 1 isoform X2 — encoded protein: MAPLLPRSGCGWTMAARDATSGSLSEESSALDLPSACDIRDYVLQRPSQEANSEAFSSLEFHSFPYSSDVDPDTSNLNTEQNNSWTSENFWLDPAVKGQSEKDKGDGLRKSLDRFYEMFGHPQPGSANSLSASVCKCLSQKITQLRGQESQKYALRSFQMARVIFNRDGCSVLQRHSRDTHFYPLEEGSTSLDDEKPNPGLSKDITHFLLQQNVMKDL
- the SHLD1 gene encoding shieldin complex subunit 1 isoform X3 — its product is MAARDATSGSLSEESSALDLPSACDIRDYVLQRPSQEANSEAFSSLEFHSFPYSSDVDPDTSNLNTEQNNSWTSENFWLDPAVKGQSEKDKGDGLRKSLDRFYEMFGHPQPGSANSLSASVCKCLSQKITQLRGQESQKYALRSFQMARVIFNRDGCSVLQRHSRDTHFYPLEEGSTSLDDEKPNPGLSKDITHFLLQQNVMKDL
- the SHLD1 gene encoding shieldin complex subunit 1 isoform X1, which translates into the protein MVSVSGGLAAFLLRFLECFGGEMESHSCSPSWSTMTISAHCNLRLPSASQSVGITGVSHHIWPRIFYMTMAARDATSGSLSEESSALDLPSACDIRDYVLQRPSQEANSEAFSSLEFHSFPYSSDVDPDTSNLNTEQNNSWTSENFWLDPAVKGQSEKDKGDGLRKSLDRFYEMFGHPQPGSANSLSASVCKCLSQKITQLRGQESQKYALRSFQMARVIFNRDGCSVLQRHSRDTHFYPLEEGSTSLDDEKPNPGLSKDITHFLLQQNVMKDL